A window from Salvelinus sp. IW2-2015 linkage group LG5, ASM291031v2, whole genome shotgun sequence encodes these proteins:
- the LOC111964001 gene encoding transmembrane protein 203, with translation MLFSLRELVQWLGFATFELFLHLGALLVFSVLVALRTDLFAPGMSWWLVFVPLFAADGLSTYFTAIVSIRLYQENEKRLAVLRLLWVLMVLGLKLVCEVLLCQKLVEQEQARDLGFGPIVSPLFILLQLLMIRSCRVN, from the coding sequence ATGCTGTTCTCCCTGCGGGAGCTGGTCCAGTGGCTGGGCTTTGCCACGTTCGAGCTCTTCCTCCACCTGGGGGCTCTGCTGGTCTTCAGTGTGCTAGTAGCACTGCGGACTGACCTGTTTGCCCCTGGCATGAGCTGGTGGCTGGTCTTCGTKCCTCTGTTTGCCGCTGATGGCCTCAGCACCTACTTCACAGCTATTGTATCCATCCGGCTGTACCAGGAGAATGAGAAAAGGCTAGCAGTGCTGAGGCTGCTGTGGGTGCTGATGGTGCTCGGCCTCAAGCTGGTGTGTGAGGTGCTGCTGTGCCAGAAGTTGGTTGAGCAGGAACAGGCACGCGACCTGGGGTTTGGTCCTATCGTCTCACCGCTCTTCATCCTCCTGCAGCTACTGATGATCCGCTCCTGCCGTGTCAACTGA